From Tachypleus tridentatus isolate NWPU-2018 chromosome 8, ASM421037v1, whole genome shotgun sequence, a single genomic window includes:
- the LOC143223965 gene encoding E3 SUMO-protein ligase ZBED1-like, with protein MATEAQKEQVKKGPIIAKNLIQDCSTRWNSALEMVQRLVELRVPIYAVLVDATIAKSEERFDIDDVFWDTMHTIIPILHPFAEATEILGKEDLPTGSSIYPLLTDMMEDLKTTEEDKALAKQLKKTISMGLVKRFKFLSEDGGIINEGLNSSLLKASALDPRYKSLKFLTESQRKELHANIAEEIRRSSNTAEVKKEPEADELLRNTCLYLVHQYQANDTFSTAGLTVSKLRASLNPEHVDQLVFLNKNLKSAVKANMTVPSDFLPASDALPAVTVTCTPSSAASAASTSSQVSNPVYPQLPGLPSSNVKEETP; from the exons ATGGCTACTGAAGCCCAGAAGGAACAAGTAAAGAAGGGTCCCATCATTGCAAAGAACCTTATACAGGATTGCTCTACAAGATGGAACTCTGCGCTGGAGATGGTGCAGCGACTGGTAGAGCTCAGAGTGCCCATATATGCAGTGTTGGTAGACGCTACCATTGCAAAAAGTGAAGAAAGATTTGACATTGATGATGTCTTTTGGGACACGATGCATACAATAATCCCAATACTTCATCCTTTTGCAGAAGCCACTGAAATTCTTGGGAAGGAAGATCTTCCCACAGGGTCCTCAATTTACCCTCTGCTGACAGACATGATGGAGGACCTTAAGACCACAGAGGAAGACAAAGCACTAGCTAAGCAGTTGAAAAAAACAATCAGTATGGGATTGGTGAAAAGATTTAAATTCTTGTCAGAAGATGGAGGAATCATTAATGAAGGTCTGAATAGTTCCCTGCTGAAAGCTTCAGCACTTGATCCTAGATATAAAAGTCTAAAATTTTTAACCGAAAGTCAGAGAAAGGAACTTCATGCCAACATAGCAGAAGAAATCAGGAGATCAAGCAACACTGCAGAAGTCAAGAAGGAACCTGAGGCAGATGAG TTGCTAAGAAATACCTGTCTATACCTGGTACATCAGTACCAAGCGAACGATACATTCAGCACAGCAGGTTTGACCGTCAGCAAGCTAAGGGCTTCCCTTAACCCTGAACATGTGGATCAATTGGTGTTCCTGAACAAGAACTTGAAGTCAGCAGTCAAAGCCAACATGACAGTCCCTTCTGATTTTCTCCCTGCATCTGATGCTCTCCCTGCAGTTACAGTTACCTGTACCCCTTCGAGTGCTGCCAGTGCTGCCAGTACTAGCTCACAGGTCTCTAATCCAGTTTATCCCCAACTTCCTGGGCTTCCATCCTCAAATGTAAAGGAGGAAACACCATGA